The window AACCCAGTGGGCTTAGCTAGAGAGCCAGGAGTGCAGTACACGGGGAACCCTCTTTACTGTCACTTGGGTACTTCGGCACCTCCAGTCCCTGCCTGGAGGCATGCAGGCACCACATCCTTCCTGCATGAGAGCCCACCCAGTTCCTCAAGCCCAGCCACAGGCAGCTTCCAGGAGTTTTCTAACTATTGCCAGCAATGCCCTTGCTCATCTTCACAAGCCTGCAACACAGCTCTCCCTCACGAGGCCAGAAGGGTGCGGGTGTCATCAGGGCAGAACAATGATGAACTTCCTGCTTGCAAGAGACAAACCTGGGATGCCATAGTGTCCTGGCAACTCTACAGATCTAGACGATATCTGGGAGGCAGTAGACAAGAGCTCCTTCCCCTAGCTGGCTCCAGGAGGGGCTGATACTCAGCCTGTCCTGAAGCACACAGATCAGCCTCTAGAAAGGcacttctgcagctgcagctccacTTGGAGTAAACCCCCTGGTGCACCTCAGGGCTGCTCCCCTGAGCATAGCAGGGCTGTCAGAGTCATTTCTTCTGGCACAGCTTGTGCTTCAGGCACTGAAAGGGGCATAAAGATCATATTCTGCCTCACTGCTGCCAAAGTCAGTGGGGCTGTGCTTTGGACAGTCACTCCACCAGCAGATGGGTGCTCCTCACCCAGCTCACTGGAAGCACCATGGAAACAGCAACTCCAGCCCCACAGGAGATAGGTCCCAAGTGAGGGCAAAGGAAGCTGAACTCCTTGTCTCTACATTAAGGGTTACAGGGCAACCAATTAGGTTGCATATGATCCCTCGGGGCCTAGACTTAACTATGGGGCTCTAATTAATGACTTCTGCCTCCATTGCCAACACCCAACCACATACTGACTGTATATTTAAAAAGCCACTGCAGTATAAGCCAAGTCTTTAATGGGCTGATGCACTTATCGTTATTCCACCAGGCTGGTGGTTAAGGATAAATGGTGAAAATACCCTTCCTTGACAGTCTGTTATACAAATGTTGCTTTACAGCTTACTCAGGGCAAAAAGGCAGTGTTGGAGATTCTGCCTGcccacctcccccaccccccagccctcaGGTTTCGGCCCAGACCTGGATCAGGGAGAGCACACCTGCACTGTCCTGTGCCCCTTGCAGCTCCCTTGCATGGGGCAGGCACATGGGACAACAGCAGGATTCTTCAGGGTGAAAAGCACTCTGGAAAAGGACACAGACTCCAAAATCACTTATCAGAGAGAAGAGCCATTGCAGACTACAGTCTATGTGAGGGAtagctgctgcctgccctccccacTGTCCCAGGTCCCTACCTGGGGCTGCCCCTTCCCACAGGAGGGACACAGGCTTGGAAGAGcagaggtgtagagaggaggtaGCAAACGTTGTGTGCTGGGCCTCAGAGTGGGCTGTAACAAAATATTTCCGTAACACCCCAGGAACACCTGCTGTTACAGAAATCCCCTCAGACTCTGTCCCAGCCCGCTAGCGAGCAGGCTTCCCCCTGCAACTGCATTGCTCAGTCAAGATGAAGACAGAAATGCCAGCATGGTAAAACCTGTCCTGAGGACGTGGGAGGTGGGGCCTCAGCACAGCTTGAGCCATAAATAATCTCCCTACACAACAGTTAGGGGAACAATTGTGTGGGAGTATCTCTTGGTAAAAACATGTTCAGGGAAAAAGATGGTCTCGAAGGAAAGCAGGAGATTTCTGGCTGGTGGGGTGCAGACTCCACTGAGGATGGAGCTTCCTGGCTGCCAGCAGGTCACTCAGACCCACCTCACCATGGTGAGTCACTACACCAATGAGAAAACTTTAGTCTGAAACAATTCAAATAACCAGTTCTCTGGTGTAGCTCCCCAGGACATGGCTTGTGCTGCAGCGCAGATCTCTGGAACTGCTCTCTAGCTAATCTCTGCAACAGGAAGAAGTGATCCCTTGCCCCCACCTTCAGTCTCAAGATTCACATGGGGGAAGGTGAAAGGGTGTAAGGGAGAGTAAAAGCAATGAATACAGGGAGTATCTtatgcagaaaagaaagagcaagccCCAGGCACACAGCCTGACCCAGCACAGGGAGAATGTGGTCACATACAGAATTGTAAAAAAGGTATGGAAACCCTAAAAGGTCAGTTAAGAAGCAGTAATCACAAGCATAGTGAGGAAACTGAGCAAAACCTGCCACCATGGAGATGTGTGGAGACACATGCAAAGAACATGCCAAAAGCTTGGAAGCAGTGGATTTATGAGGGGGATGCTACAGAACAGCCCTGCATTGGTGTGTAGCTAGGAGCTCCTCATGCATGTTACTTTTCCAACCCTGACTTGCACAACTTGGCCTTGCtttacttctatttattttttttttagcactgacTGTCAGATTCTCTTCTCAGTAAGAGAAAGGGGAAGGTGGCATGTACAGGGAAGAGCTGAACAGAAGGCATCACATGTTCCTGTTTCACCAGCTTAAAAGTGGCTTCTGGTGGCACTGTGCAATCTCAGCACTCACTGAGAACAGTTTGCCCTGTAAGTTTAACACCTTCTCCCATGCAACCAAGAAGTCCAGCTGTGGTCCACTCCAACTCTAAGAGCGATGGAGTGTGTCAGACTTATCCTGCAGCCAGAAAGAATATGGAGTCAGATCCTTTGAAAGAACCTGGTGAGAGTCCAAGAAAAAACAGTGTTGAAAGACTCAAGTTCTGGGGTGCTGCATGCACCCAGCTCTCACATCTTAAGTAGTGAACACTGCAGGCTACTGGTGTCCTTGAAAAGACCTTGCATCTTGCCCCACTTGAGACTAGTAGAAAACTGTAAAGGAAGTGACCCCAAAGTCTTTGCAAGGCTAAAGGTGTTTAACCAGCAAAGTGCCAAGCCATCATACCAGGTAATAGATAGTGTTGGCTTGGCATCATACTAATCTTCTAAAAATAAGTTTTACCCTTCTACAGTAACAGCCTCTAGGGATCCCAGCAGGCTCGAGGAAACCCAGACAACCCCTTAATATACCTTTGACATGGAAATAACTGCATTTTCAATGTGAGGGAAAAGTCAAGAGGCATGAGTGGGGAAGACTTGCCCAAGATCAGCTGGCAAATCAGGAGCACCTTAGGAACCAAAGCCTGGGATTCCTGACTTGAGGTCAGCTCTTCTAACCACAGGACTCCCATCCCTCAGGCCCCAATTCCCTAAAACTTACCCCTGCTTCCTAAAGGATAAAGTCAAAACCAAACTGCTTCTCTAGACTCTTCAAAAGTACAGCTAGTCACCTGCACTGCCTCGCAGCAGTGCAGCTGGCTGAAGTCTCTGTTCACTTCAGGGGGATGTTCATGAGGATGGAAATGACAGCAGGATCAGACTCAAGGCCATGCCCTGGTTCCAAGAGCAGCCAGCACCATATGTTTCCAAGAAAGATACaagaaagctgcagcagcagttgTGAGCTAATCTGCTTCCTCCCCCCCAGGGCTCAGCTTGGTGTCTCATCACTACAGATCAGCTCAAGGCCCGACACAGGAACTCTGCTTTCCCTCACAGGACAACAGTGGCTACTGGGATAACAGGAGAGCCGTAGGACTGACCAGTGTTCCCTGGTTGTTGAAGGTACCTGTGCAGTACACTTCCCCGGCTGCCCTGCAAGCACTGCAGGTGTCACAGCCCAGCACTGCTTCTAGGAACAGGCAGCTTCAGACATACTTTGTCCAAAACAATATCTTACGAGGGGACAAAACAGAAGTGATGAGCATGTGCCTGCTGAGTCACAGCAGATGCAGTTCCCCCTTGAAAGGGAAGCACCTCTAAGCTCACCTCATTGATCTTGCAAGGGGCACCCTCTTTAAGCCAGGAACTGGGGCTGCCTGAATGACACCAGGCCCACACTGTGCCATGGAGCTAACGGGATAAATGCTGAAACCACACCAGCTGGGTTAATTTAAGTGCCTGTCAGCTctatttcctcatctctcatgtcCTGTCTCCACCAGGCTTACCCCTGACCTCATAGCACTTACAGACACTAGTACACTTGCACATGAATGGGACCACAAcccttttttattcctttttagaAGATAAATTGAGAGAATTGGTTAGTCTTACAGGAGTAGTTGTGATAATCTTTCCCACATCCTCTTTAAAATCTAGAAGCTGGCAGTTACCCAAGCTTATAGCAGGAAGTTTTTAGCCTAAGCTCTACCCTCATCCTACTGCTTGACTAACAAGGTGAATTCCCCTGGTCTTACAGGATCTCCCTAACATCAAGGCCAACTCAGGAAGTTGTTTTGGCAGACCAGTTTGCAGTATTAGGGCTCAACTAGAAACACGCATCTAGTTGAAGCTTAAAAAGAAGACTTAGAGACACCTCTCAAGACAAATGCAGACCCACCTTAGACAAAGCATATCTTACCAGAAAGGCAAAAGCTTGCTGTAACTCTTGACTGAGGAGAGCAGAACAAAGCTCTAGTCCTTCAAGCTTGCCTGTTTTGAGTTTTCCCTTCAGTACTAAGCTACAGTGGATAACACTACCCAAGCCCTGTACTGCAGTGCCATACAGCCATACCACAACCACCCTGCATATAGGAAAACATTACAGACATAAGCACAAAAGTAGTACTGGCTGGGTATCCTTACCATTGGTGTAGTCCTAGGTTGCTAGCTCCACTGGACATTCTGATGTGTAAAGCATACACCCTTACAATGCAGTAACAGGCTCTAATGCTCTTTCAACATCTGCAGCAACCTGTAGAGAAGAAAGAGAACAATCTGATCATTTCACAGCTAGAAACTGCCCATGACTCCTAGTACACAACACATACATCTCAATAGCCATAGCCTCAAACCAACCAACCTACTAGCTCTACCACAGATGAACAGCTGCTAAGGCCCTGGGAGCACTAATAAACCTTAGTGGCCTTAACCAGCCTCACCTGGAGCCTCCACCAGTCCTACCCATAGGCCCAGGACTCTATTTAAGCTCAGTCTGGGGCTCTTAGTTCCTGTTAAGAAATGTTGTAGGAGTGCTGGTCTCTAGCTTAGCTCAGTTAAGCTAGTCTCATGCTGGCCTATGAGAACTGTTGATTTGGACCCTCCCTTGTAGGTTGACTTCAGCCCTACTGCATCACCATGGCCCTGCCTGTTAATCATATGGCTGTGCCTGACCCTGGTTGCTCTCACTGGGTACTGGCTAGTGAGGCCCCTGCCCTTTCAGAAACAGCCACCCTTGCTGTGCCCTGACACAGCTGGCACATTCACCGTTCTCTTCCCCATCTTGCTTGCATGCCCCTAAATGCTGAAACAGCAAACTCAGGGCTGCACTAAGCTCAGGGCCTAAAAAGGTTTGTCAGAACAAGCGCCCTGCTGCACTTGCTGTGGTGTTCTGTTAGGGAACCTGTTTTCAGGCTGCAGAATTGAAAAGCTGTTCATTGTTTCCCACAGCAATGCTGACCCTGAGAGCTGTATCTGGAAAAGAGCCAGCAGCACCTGAGAGGCTGCagtgccccagccctggcacaaGGACTGCTGTCCTGCAAGCAGGCTGAAGTGAGCTGGATTAGGTGTGATTCCTGAATAGTGCCGTGAGTGGCTCAGCGGAGATGGCCCTGCACTAACCAACCCTTGAGGCTCTGCATTGGCACCAGATCCTAAACGTAGGAGAGTCTTCACCTTCTCCACGTGCAGTGCAAGCCAGCAAAAGTTTGGGATGCAACAGAGGCCAAACAAACACAGCTGTGTCGCACTTCTGCCTCTGTTATAATGGTGCCTCCCAACCTCCTTGTGGTACCCAGAATCTGTCTGGGCTGACTCTCAGCCCTCCTCTGAGCCCTGCTACCAGCAGACTCCTGGGGAAGTGACTCAGCCAGCTCAGCTGGATcagatgaaatgaaaaacataagCAGAGGTTGGTAGGGGAGCAGAGCAGGTCCCACCTGCCAGCCCAGCACACATGTTGCTCAGGAAGGATAATAAGCACTCCACAACACAGCTCCTCCAAGCAAGGACTCAACACAAGCTGGGGGCTCCCAGCCAGGTCTGGTTTGGCACAGAAAGCCTTCAACGAAGGCCAGGTGTAATTGAGCGTTGCGCTCCCTTGCTCGCTGGTGCTCCCTCACCTCCTATCCAGACCAAGACCACTATTTCAAAAAGCCTCCTTGTAGCCAACTACAGTCACAGTCATTCACTTACAGGGGCAATATTAAGGGACTCCCTGCCAGGTGCCACACTTCTATTTCACAGCAGGATCTCAAGAACAGAGTGAGCACAGGGCTGAAACCTCCTGGTCTAGAAGCAGGATCAGGACTCCCAGAGCTTTCTGTGCCCCCACCgcaggggaaggaagggctgTCCCAGGCCATGGCTGGGGCCATTCTCAGCTCCTTTAGAAAATTGAAAATGCCTGCCTCACCTGTCCTTCTGTAAATGAGAAAAGCACTGTGCTAACTCAGGGAGCCACTCAAGGGGCAGGTGCTACATGTCCAGGGGCAGACAGGTAGCGTGAGTAGCTACCCCCAGAGGACCGGCACTGTGGATAAGAAGACCTTTCCCCAAACCAGCCTCCACACTGGGAGGGAATGAGCAGACCAGGGTGCATAGACAGGTCATTGTTTGCAAGGGAACTTGTTCCAGGGAATTCAGGAGCAGGGATCTGGGACTCGTTCACTGTATGTGGGCCCTGCTCTTTTGCCAGGTGAATCTTTTTACAGTGCCTGTCGCCAGCACTGAGCAGCAGCTTGGTGCTGCACAAGGTGGCAGGGCTCAGATCCACGCCAGGGATGGAGTCACCCATCAGGGCCAGCTCTGAGGTGTGGTGTGTCGCTACGAGTGCCGTACCAACGGGGGGCCTGCCCCGCAAACCAGCAGCGGGGAAATAGCAGCGTCTGCTTCTGCGGGAGCCCTGCCTGAAGTCGTTATGGCAACTGCGCCAGCAGGAGCCCGGGCCGCTTCTCCGCGGAGGCTGCCGGCAAGGCGACGGGCCCCGCTCGCTCCCCGGGGCTACAGGGGCAGGCGGGGCACCGGCGGGGGACCGAAGCGCGAAGGGCCGGTTGGCAGGGTCGCGGCATGCGGGCTGGGGGCGGCGGACCGCGGGCGGGCAGTCCTATCCCAggccctggggcggggggggcagcccgGTACCGGCGGAGGAACGGGAACCCAGCGGCTGCCGCTCGGGGGTGCTGTGAGAACTGTGAGCCCCGGGGACCGGCCTTTCCCAGGGGTCCCTCAGCTCCTGCGGGCGGAGAGAGGGCGGCAGAGCCCGCCGAGAGGGCAGCGGGACCGGGcaaggggttgggggggggccgggccgggggggtctggcggggccggggggcggcgccGTCGCTCACCGGCAGCGGCGGGTCCCGGCGGGTCCCGGCTCCGCGTGGTGCTGAACGGAcagcgccgccgcgccgcgcatGCGCGAGGCCGCCCGCCGGGGCAGGGGCGTGCGCTGGGGACCGGGGAACTGGGGCAGCCGGTGCGCGCCGGGGAACCGGGGCAGCCGCGGGGCGGGAGCAACCGGTGTGCGCTGGGAACTGGGATCGTGGGGAGCTGGGGCGACTGGTGTGCACTAGGGAACCGGCGTGCGCTGGGGAACTGGGATAACTGGGGAACTGGGACTGGTGGTGTGCACGGGGGAGCTGGTGCGCACGGGGAGCTGGTGTACCGGGGCCGGCGTGAGCGCCGCGCCGCTGGGAGCAGCCTGCGGCAGCTGCTGGGGCACTAGGGGGACCTATGACCGCCGGGCCCCGCTGGCCCGCCCGCAGCGCCGGAACCGTTGTCCTCCGCCCGGTGCCCCGGCCTGGCAAGGCCGAGCACTCCCCGCCGCCCCGAGGGCTCCCGTTGTCCGGGGGCTCCCGGCGCCTCGCGGCCGGGCCCCGGTAACCGGCGCGCTGCCGCCGGGGCGAGGTAAGGGGGCGTGGCCGGAGGCGTGGTGGTGGGGCGCGCGCACTTCCGCCCGCCGGCGTGACGTCGCGCCTGGACGCTGGCGTCGGGGGTGGGGAGAGGCGCAGCCGTATGGAGCGGCCGGGGGACCCCCGGCGGGGCGGCAGGTACCGGGCTGCgggaggctggggcagggctgccgcCTCGCTGCGGGGCGTGCAGGCCTCGGCGGGGCTCCCGCGGCCTCCTCGCTGTGGTGGCGGGGCAGCCCGggagccgggcccggcggcggctcTGGGGCCAAGCGGGGCCCCGGGGGGTGacggggaaggaggaggaggaggaggaggaggaggaggaggaggaggaggaatagcTGTGGGcgaggccccccccccccccccagctgcggGTTCTGCTGGGGCCGATACTCACTGCGGCCTCCAGCCGCGGCCTGGGGGGCTTGGGGCTGCCGGGACCTCTCTGCACCTTCCTCGGCTCCTGCCCGCCCTTCCCCTCGGCGCCCGAGGCCGCCGTCTCCGCAGCGGCCTCATCTCGGCAGAGATGCTGAGTCCCGCTCCTCGGAGGGAGACCTCTCTGGGGGGAGCCAGCAGCCTTACTGCTCCCCACGGGAAGGAGCAGGTGCTTGCCTTCTCCCCCTTGCAAGGTGCCCGAGTGGCCCGGCACTGGATGCAGGGGGCTAGCTGCCGGGTAGAGTGATGCTTAGATACGAAAGCTAGGCACAGCTACCGTGCGGGTGGTGCGGTAATGCTGCAGCAGTTACTGCTTTGCTGAGGGACAGGGACTCCTTAAGCATGTGGTGGAAAGCCTCACCCGAGCTCTGCTggagggcagtgcaggcaggtggACTCGGATGCCTGAGCAGTGAACATcccaggctggggaggaggtgaCGCAGGTGGCAGGTGTGTGCCCTGCTGATGGCTAGCCAAGGGGATTTACCCTCTGGCCTGTCGGTGGGAGACGTCGCTGAGTCTTTCTTTCTGGCTGTTCCTCCTAGAGGCACCTGGCAGTAGGTGTGAAGTGACCTAGCCTGGCTCCCACCGTAGCCTGGCTCCCTGGCATCTGATGATGAGTTTGACCCCCTCCAGGGGATGCCTCCTGGACCTGCCCTGGGAAGACATCTTGGTTCCACATATCCTCTGTCATCTGccactgcagcagctcctgagcctGCAGAGGGTCAGCAAGTCGTTCCAGTCTCTCATCCAGCTGTACCTGGCCAACATGCGCTGCTTTGACTCAAGCCAGGTATTGGATGGCTCTGAGGCTGGGGGACACACAGGTGGCCTACTGCTCGGGAGCTAACAGGGGAACATCTGACTCTGTGGGGAAAAGAAACCCCCAGCAAGGAGGCTGCTCAGGAGCTTGGGTTAATGGCTTGGGTGTCAGACTGGACAGATGGGCTCAGGGAGGAGAGGCGGTGATTCAGGGCCTAGCAATGCCAGTGTCTTTAGCAAGAGGCCTTGGGAGGAGTGAGCCTGGAAGCTCCACCCAGGCCATTATGGGGCACTGGCTGGCAGAAACACAAGCTGGCTCCAGAGTGGCATGGCCTGTCTGACCTCACGGACGTTGTGCAATAGGGTGGGTCTGACAGGAGATAACTCTGTGCCTGGTCTTCAGGGAGTGCCTGTGCTGGCCCTGGGAGACACTGCCTGGGACTTGGAAAGTCAGGAGTATCTGCTGTTCTGTGAGGACATGGAGTGGTCTAGCAAAGAGTTTTTGGAAAGCAGAGGTGTGGTGTTTCATCATGAGTATATAAATGTGGAAGTGATGATGGGGGAAGGAGAAGCCAGAGCATCTTCTAGCTTGTGGCAGTAGCCCTGGCATGAGGATAGGAGAGCCTCACAGCAGGGTTTGCCCTGGGATGAGGAGAGGGGGTGGCTTTGGTCACCACTGTCACAGGGGGAGAGTATTTGCTGAGATTATTTGGCTGATCTGAAACCCAGGGGGATGTCTTATTCTACCTGGGTTCCCCACACAGATCGGACCTGCCATCCCTCGAGCTGCTTTTGTTAACCTGCTGAAGGACAACgaagtgctgcagcagctggcgCTCCAGAACTGCTCCGACTGGCTGACGGACAGTGAGCTGCTCCCGGTCATTGGGCAGAACCACCACCTGCACCAGATCCAGCTgaagggctgtgcccagctcagCCGCCACGCGCTGGTGGCCATCTCGCTGAGCTGCCCCAACCTGCGCCGGCTCTCCCTGGCTCACTGCGAGTGGGTGGACAGCCTGTCCCTGCGCAGCCTGGCTGACCACTGCAAGGCGCTGGAGGCTGTGGACCTCACGGCTTGTCGCCAGCTGAAGGACGAGGCCATCTGCTACCTGGTGCAGAAGTGCAGCAGGCTCAAGTCTGTGTCGCTGGCTGTCAATGCCAACGTGGGTGACGTGGCGGTCGAGGAGATTGCCAAgtgctgccctgagctggagcACCTGGACCTCACAGGATGTCTGCGAGTCAAGAATGACTCCATCAGGTACTGAGCAATGTAAAGGGGAGCCAGGGTGGGGATGGCAGGTGtctgggatggggagaggaagagaaccAGAGAGAAAAGTCAGATTTCTTCATGGTGAAAGCAATGAGAGCTCAGTCTGGGGGAGAA of the Strix aluco isolate bStrAlu1 chromosome 7, bStrAlu1.hap1, whole genome shotgun sequence genome contains:
- the FBXL15 gene encoding F-box/LRR-repeat protein 15, with the translated sequence MMSLTPSRGCLLDLPWEDILVPHILCHLPLQQLLSLQRVSKSFQSLIQLYLANMRCFDSSQIGPAIPRAAFVNLLKDNEVLQQLALQNCSDWLTDSELLPVIGQNHHLHQIQLKGCAQLSRHALVAISLSCPNLRRLSLAHCEWVDSLSLRSLADHCKALEAVDLTACRQLKDEAICYLVQKCSRLKSVSLAVNANVGDVAVEEIAKCCPELEHLDLTGCLRVKNDSIRVLAEYCPKLRSLKVKHCHNVAESSLSILRSRGVELDVEPPLQRALVLLQDVVGFAPFINLQI